A region of Sulfuricella denitrificans skB26 DNA encodes the following proteins:
- the rsxG gene encoding electron transport complex subunit RsxG has protein sequence MTTSILRHASASAGILTAFAVVGTALLAATYLVTSPIIAETEKQAKLAQIGQILPAALHDNDLFKDSALLPPAMELGNSEPTPVYRALKEGKPSAAVLEVIAPDGYSGKIRLIVAIKTDGEVSGVRVVTHNETPGLGDYIEIAKNSWIRIFEGKSLSKFADQDWKVKKDGGKFEHMAGATVTPRAVVKAVHESLKYFATNQDRIFSLPANTQEQAK, from the coding sequence ATGACCACCAGCATCCTTCGCCACGCCTCCGCCTCCGCCGGCATCCTCACCGCCTTCGCGGTCGTTGGCACGGCGCTGCTTGCTGCAACCTACCTGGTCACCAGTCCGATCATTGCCGAAACCGAGAAACAGGCCAAGCTCGCCCAGATCGGCCAGATCCTGCCGGCCGCACTGCACGACAATGATTTATTCAAGGACTCGGCACTGCTTCCGCCTGCCATGGAACTCGGCAACAGTGAACCCACTCCGGTCTATCGCGCCTTAAAGGAAGGCAAACCCTCCGCCGCGGTGCTGGAAGTGATTGCCCCTGATGGCTACAGCGGCAAAATCCGGCTGATTGTCGCAATCAAGACAGATGGCGAAGTTTCCGGCGTGCGAGTAGTGACTCACAATGAAACCCCCGGCCTGGGAGACTATATCGAAATCGCAAAAAACAGCTGGATCCGGATATTCGAGGGAAAATCGCTGTCGAAATTTGCAGATCAGGACTGGAAAGTAAAGAAAGATGGTGGCAAGTTCGAGCACATGGCCGGCGCCACCGTCACTCCGCGCGCAGTAGTGAAGGCGGTACACGAATCGCTGAAATACTTCGCCACCAACCAGGACAGGATTTTCTCCCTGCCGGCCAATACTCAGGAGCAAGCGAAATGA
- the rsxA gene encoding electron transport complex subunit RsxA translates to MEHYFFILIGTVLVNNIVLVKILGLCPFMGVSKKLSAAVGMGAATAFVLTLASGLSYLVDHHLLIPNDLSYLRTLSFIVVIAAIVQFTEMFIRKSSPMLYQTLGIYLPLITTNCAVLGIPLLNVQQNHNFIESLVFGFGGALGFGMVLALFAAMRERLEGAAIPAPFRGSAIAMVTAGLLSLAFMGFAGLVK, encoded by the coding sequence ATGGAACATTACTTTTTCATTCTGATCGGCACGGTATTGGTCAACAACATCGTGCTGGTCAAAATACTTGGCCTGTGCCCCTTCATGGGGGTATCCAAGAAGTTGAGCGCTGCCGTCGGCATGGGCGCGGCGACCGCCTTCGTCCTCACCCTGGCTTCCGGCCTGAGCTATCTGGTGGATCACCACCTGTTGATCCCCAACGACCTCAGCTATCTGCGCACCCTGTCCTTTATCGTGGTGATCGCCGCCATCGTCCAGTTCACCGAAATGTTCATTCGAAAATCCAGCCCGATGCTGTACCAGACGCTAGGCATCTACCTGCCGCTGATTACCACCAACTGCGCGGTGCTCGGCATTCCCCTGTTGAATGTGCAACAAAACCACAATTTCATCGAATCCCTGGTCTTCGGCTTCGGCGGTGCCCTTGGTTTCGGCATGGTGCTGGCGTTATTCGCCGCCATGCGTGAACGCCTTGAAGGCGCAGCCATTCCAGCGCCGTTCCGCGGCTCGGCCATCGCGATGGTGACTGCAGGATTGCTGAGTTTGGCGTTCATGGGTTTTGCCGGACTGGTGAAATAA
- the rsxC gene encoding electron transport complex subunit RsxC, whose product MRTLHKFHGGVHPPDHKTESNRLPIAAAPLPQRLIVPLRQHIGTPATPIVKVGDPVLKGQMIGAADDFISAAVHAPTSGIVSAIEIHAVPHPSSLPDLCITIEPDGEERWIERQPLDYQTADPDAVRARLRDAGIVGLGGAVFPTHVKLSPGQQKIKTLILNGAECEPWITSDDLLMRERAAEIVAGIKIMAHLIQPKEVLIGIEDNKPEAIVAMKAACQGTGFEVVTVPVLYPSGGEKQLIKMLTGKEVPSGQRTVNTGVLCSNTGTAYTMHRAVDHGEPVISRIVTITGNVAKPQNFEALLGTPLSELVQLAGGARPETSHYLIGGPMMGFGMNNLDAPLTKATNCLIAVSPALFPPKPAAMPCIRCTQCAQACPCNLQPQELFWFSQSKNFDKARAYNLFDCIECGCCDYVCPSHIPLVSFFRFAKSEIATQDREIMAAEQAKQRFEFKQMREEREKAEKAARMAEKTAAARAAAAANPDDPVAAAKKAAIQAAVERAKAKKAEAVAAADLPPLPLRERAGERGENIDVPSPSPQLSPVEGEGVKNNTEPS is encoded by the coding sequence ATGAGAACGCTCCACAAATTCCACGGCGGCGTGCATCCTCCGGATCACAAGACAGAATCGAATCGCCTGCCTATCGCCGCCGCGCCGCTGCCACAGCGCCTGATCGTGCCGCTGCGCCAGCACATCGGCACCCCGGCCACGCCGATCGTCAAAGTCGGCGACCCTGTCCTGAAAGGACAGATGATCGGCGCTGCCGACGATTTCATCTCTGCTGCCGTTCATGCGCCGACATCAGGTATCGTCAGTGCCATAGAAATCCATGCCGTACCCCACCCTTCCTCCCTGCCGGACCTGTGCATCACCATCGAGCCGGATGGCGAGGAGCGCTGGATAGAGCGCCAGCCACTGGATTACCAGACTGCCGACCCCGATGCGGTGCGCGCCCGGCTACGCGATGCCGGCATCGTCGGGCTGGGTGGCGCGGTGTTTCCCACCCATGTCAAACTCAGCCCCGGCCAGCAGAAGATCAAGACCCTGATCCTGAACGGTGCGGAGTGCGAACCCTGGATCACCTCCGACGACCTGCTGATGCGAGAGCGCGCAGCCGAAATCGTGGCAGGCATCAAAATCATGGCGCACCTGATACAGCCGAAAGAAGTCCTGATCGGCATCGAGGACAACAAACCCGAGGCCATCGTGGCGATGAAGGCGGCGTGCCAGGGAACAGGCTTTGAAGTGGTCACGGTACCCGTCCTTTACCCCAGCGGCGGCGAGAAACAGCTGATCAAGATGCTGACGGGCAAGGAAGTACCGAGCGGCCAGCGCACGGTCAATACCGGCGTTTTGTGCTCCAACACCGGCACTGCCTATACCATGCACCGCGCCGTCGACCACGGCGAACCGGTTATTTCGCGCATTGTCACGATCACCGGCAATGTTGCCAAACCGCAGAATTTCGAGGCGTTGCTCGGCACCCCGCTCAGCGAACTAGTTCAACTGGCGGGCGGCGCCAGGCCCGAAACCAGCCACTACCTCATCGGCGGGCCGATGATGGGCTTCGGCATGAACAATCTCGATGCCCCTCTGACCAAGGCAACCAACTGCCTGATCGCCGTTTCGCCCGCGCTGTTCCCTCCAAAACCTGCAGCCATGCCATGCATACGCTGCACCCAGTGCGCCCAAGCCTGCCCATGCAACCTCCAGCCACAGGAACTCTTCTGGTTTTCGCAAAGCAAGAATTTCGACAAGGCGCGCGCCTACAACCTGTTTGACTGCATCGAATGCGGCTGCTGCGATTACGTCTGCCCCAGCCATATCCCTCTGGTCTCCTTTTTCCGCTTTGCCAAGAGTGAAATTGCCACGCAAGACCGGGAAATAATGGCGGCAGAGCAGGCCAAACAACGCTTCGAGTTCAAGCAGATGAGGGAAGAACGCGAGAAAGCAGAAAAAGCGGCCCGCATGGCCGAGAAAACGGCTGCCGCCAGGGCAGCGGCCGCCGCAAACCCGGACGATCCCGTAGCGGCAGCGAAAAAGGCAGCGATCCAGGCCGCCGTGGAACGTGCCAAGGCAAAAAAGGCCGAGGCAGTTGCTGCTGCTGACCTTCCCCCTCTCCCCTTGCGGGAGAGGGCTGGGGAGAGGGGTGAAAATATCGATGTCCCTTCGCCCTCCCCCCAACTCTCCCCCGTCGAGGGGGAGGGAGTAAAAAACAACACGGAACCCTCATGA
- the prsT gene encoding XrtA/PEP-CTERM system TPR-repeat protein PrsT — translation MRSHSVQIVKTNRIFHFSVMALFALLIGFSGSIKAANKNEQASKFYEDALVRYEKKDFAGAIIQLKNALQQDANMLAAHVLLGRSFLEKGQPNSAEVEFDKSLALGVDRAVIAISRAQAYAYQGKYRRLLDAVALDGLTPIVRQAVLSIRANAQIELGDLKAARQTLEQAYAITGTKPPHLILIDANLSFREGKPQVARSLIDQAINLDPKSAPYWNFRATISHSENNFKAALSDYDKALALEPKYLAARLARVSLLMDMAQDKKAELDLQYLRHEFPNDPRSLYLGALLSDRRHDSAAAKKTLTDLTKVLDPISPEVLDQSSQLLLLGGLAHFSLGQMEQAASYLKRLLTLAPEHIAGRKLMGVLRLREGNSNAAIEVLTPVVSATPDDANALSLLASAYMAQKDFRKASSLLERATQVTGGAPQFESSLGFSLLGGGQVNQGLEHLTQAFLKDPGQPQVGATLAILHIKRGQPRQAVQVAEAMTRLEPNSPLALNLLGVARVAANDRAGGRAAYDKAVTADHHFIPARLNLAKLDVMEGKHDAARERLAVILKEQPINTQAMSELANVEESLGRLDAAIQQLQKIHSLEPKNIGPGVHLAEIYLRRGETEKALNLAKDLENANSADLEVLAIEGRAYVAVGNPGLARVIYKRMTLMAGFDSAWQCRIAQLQLGAGDQNAAQYNLDKSLSGNPEYLPALALQTELELKAGKLSEAEARARRIVSRYPGQGEGYRLLGNIAVARGRFDEAMTHFRTALDKEPGTDAAIRLYQASIQAGRQAHATGVMTSWLKAHPNDDAARLALAEGHLRVGNIVAARAVYETILKRRGETVGILNNLAGILLQQGEAAALNYAERAYRLAPSDAAVADTLGWVLVRQGQAEKGLRYLREAKLRNSSNAEIRYHLAAALEQLGRPAEARQELDQALTGNASFPGIEDAKKLRQRLPSPAIQ, via the coding sequence ATGCGAAGCCACAGTGTCCAGATCGTTAAAACGAACCGAATTTTCCATTTCAGCGTTATGGCGCTCTTCGCTTTACTAATTGGTTTTTCTGGCAGTATCAAAGCGGCAAACAAGAATGAACAGGCATCCAAGTTCTATGAAGATGCGTTGGTGCGCTATGAAAAGAAAGACTTTGCTGGTGCCATTATTCAGCTAAAGAACGCTCTGCAACAGGATGCAAACATGCTGGCAGCACACGTTTTGCTGGGCCGGTCCTTCCTCGAAAAAGGCCAACCCAACAGCGCCGAAGTAGAATTCGACAAATCCCTGGCATTAGGCGTTGACCGCGCTGTGATCGCTATATCTCGCGCCCAAGCCTACGCCTATCAGGGAAAGTACCGTCGCTTGCTGGATGCTGTTGCCCTGGATGGTCTGACACCGATTGTCCGTCAGGCAGTATTGTCCATCCGGGCCAATGCGCAAATAGAACTCGGCGACCTTAAGGCTGCAAGGCAGACCCTTGAACAGGCTTATGCCATCACTGGCACCAAACCGCCCCACCTGATCCTGATCGATGCAAATTTGTCATTTCGCGAAGGCAAGCCACAAGTTGCCCGGAGCCTGATCGATCAAGCCATCAATCTAGATCCGAAAAGTGCTCCTTACTGGAATTTCCGCGCCACGATTTCGCATAGTGAAAACAATTTCAAAGCCGCACTCTCCGATTACGATAAAGCACTGGCTCTCGAACCGAAATATCTCGCAGCACGCCTGGCACGTGTTTCGCTTTTGATGGATATGGCACAAGACAAGAAAGCGGAACTGGATTTGCAGTACCTGCGGCACGAGTTTCCTAATGATCCGCGGAGTCTATATCTGGGGGCGCTATTATCCGATAGGCGGCATGACAGTGCGGCTGCCAAAAAAACTTTAACTGATCTCACCAAGGTACTTGACCCAATATCCCCGGAGGTCCTGGACCAGTCTTCTCAACTGCTTCTGCTGGGCGGGTTGGCCCACTTTAGTCTGGGTCAGATGGAGCAGGCCGCCAGCTATCTGAAGCGGTTGTTGACGCTGGCTCCCGAGCATATTGCCGGACGCAAGTTGATGGGGGTATTGCGACTCAGAGAAGGCAATAGTAATGCGGCTATTGAAGTTCTGACTCCTGTTGTCAGTGCTACCCCTGATGACGCAAATGCGCTTTCATTGCTGGCTAGCGCCTATATGGCCCAGAAGGATTTTCGCAAGGCCAGCTCGCTGCTTGAGCGCGCCACACAGGTTACAGGTGGCGCGCCGCAGTTTGAAAGCTCCCTTGGCTTCAGTCTGCTGGGCGGCGGCCAAGTAAATCAGGGGTTGGAGCATCTGACCCAGGCTTTCCTGAAGGATCCTGGACAACCCCAGGTAGGGGCTACACTTGCCATACTGCATATCAAACGCGGCCAGCCGCGCCAAGCCGTCCAAGTCGCCGAGGCAATGACGCGGCTAGAACCCAATAGCCCCCTGGCTCTCAATCTGCTCGGCGTGGCTCGTGTTGCCGCCAACGACCGGGCTGGGGGCCGCGCCGCTTACGATAAAGCCGTGACAGCGGATCATCATTTCATTCCGGCCCGGCTCAATCTGGCCAAACTGGATGTGATGGAAGGCAAGCATGATGCGGCGCGAGAAAGACTTGCCGTGATCCTCAAGGAACAACCCATCAACACGCAGGCAATGTCCGAACTTGCCAATGTGGAAGAAAGTCTCGGCCGGCTGGATGCGGCGATCCAGCAACTGCAAAAAATTCACTCATTGGAACCGAAGAATATTGGTCCCGGTGTGCATCTGGCGGAAATTTACCTGCGCAGAGGCGAAACCGAGAAAGCCTTGAACCTTGCCAAGGATCTTGAAAATGCGAACAGCGCAGACTTGGAGGTTCTCGCTATTGAGGGGCGCGCCTACGTGGCTGTGGGCAATCCTGGGCTGGCGCGGGTGATCTACAAACGCATGACCCTGATGGCAGGGTTTGATAGTGCGTGGCAGTGCCGTATCGCGCAACTGCAGCTTGGTGCCGGCGATCAGAATGCCGCCCAATACAATCTGGATAAGTCCCTCTCTGGCAATCCCGAATACCTGCCAGCTTTGGCGCTGCAGACCGAACTTGAGTTAAAAGCGGGCAAGCTGTCCGAAGCCGAAGCACGAGCCCGCCGGATTGTGAGTCGTTACCCGGGACAAGGCGAGGGCTACCGTTTGCTGGGTAATATTGCCGTGGCCCGTGGGCGGTTCGATGAGGCAATGACCCACTTCCGTACAGCACTGGACAAGGAACCCGGAACCGACGCGGCAATCCGGCTGTATCAGGCCAGTATTCAGGCTGGTCGCCAAGCCCACGCGACCGGGGTCATGACCAGTTGGCTCAAGGCGCACCCAAACGATGATGCGGCCAGGTTGGCGCTTGCTGAAGGTCATTTACGTGTCGGCAATATTGTGGCCGCGCGCGCGGTGTATGAAACCATCTTGAAGCGTCGCGGGGAAACTGTCGGAATTCTTAACAACCTTGCCGGTATTTTATTGCAGCAAGGAGAAGCTGCGGCGCTGAACTATGCGGAAAGGGCTTATCGCCTCGCCCCGTCGGATGCCGCTGTTGCTGACACCCTGGGCTGGGTACTGGTAAGGCAGGGCCAAGCCGAGAAGGGGCTGCGCTACCTGCGTGAAGCCAAGCTGCGCAATTCGTCCAATGCTGAGATCCGCTATCATCTCGCTGCGGCGCTGGAACAACTGGGGCGCCCTGCCGAGGCACGGCAAGAATTGGATCAGGCGCTTACAGGCAATGCCAGCTTTCCGGGCATCGAGGATGCCAAAAAACTTCGTCAGCGCCTTCCTTCCCCAGCTATTCAATAA
- a CDS encoding electron transport complex subunit E, which produces MSDDTISYKEIIWNGIWKNNAGIVTLLGLCPLLAVSSTVVNGLSLGLATALVMACSNGAVSVVRSWVPNEIRIPVFILIIAVLVTIIQLLMNAYMQPLYLVLGIFVPLIVVNCNVLGRAEAFASKNPVMPSVVDGFMVGFGLTLTLGVLGAMREIIGKGTLFSGIDLALGESAKGLIITVFPDYHGFLLAILPPGAFLGLGLLIAGKNWIDQRASKNVQRQPAASLPPSHVTA; this is translated from the coding sequence ATGAGTGACGACACCATCAGCTACAAGGAAATTATCTGGAACGGCATCTGGAAGAACAACGCCGGCATCGTTACCCTGCTCGGCCTGTGTCCCCTGCTGGCAGTCAGCTCCACCGTAGTCAACGGCCTCAGCCTGGGGCTTGCCACGGCGCTGGTGATGGCCTGCAGCAACGGCGCGGTGTCGGTGGTACGGAGTTGGGTGCCGAACGAAATCCGCATTCCTGTTTTCATCCTGATTATCGCCGTGCTGGTGACCATCATCCAACTGTTGATGAATGCCTACATGCAGCCACTGTACCTGGTGCTGGGCATTTTCGTGCCGCTGATCGTGGTCAACTGCAACGTGCTAGGCCGCGCCGAAGCCTTCGCCTCGAAAAACCCGGTGATGCCTTCGGTAGTGGACGGTTTCATGGTCGGCTTCGGCCTTACCCTCACCCTCGGCGTACTGGGCGCGATGCGCGAGATAATCGGCAAGGGCACGCTATTTTCCGGCATCGATCTGGCGTTGGGCGAATCGGCCAAGGGGCTGATCATCACTGTGTTCCCAGACTACCATGGCTTCCTGCTCGCCATCCTGCCGCCTGGCGCCTTTCTCGGCTTGGGCCTGTTGATTGCCGGAAAAAACTGGATCGATCAGCGCGCCAGCAAGAATGTGCAAAGACAACCTGCCGCAAGCCTCCCGCCTTCCCACGTAACCGCGTAG
- the rsxB gene encoding electron transport complex subunit RsxB yields the protein MISAILVMILLGVVLGAVLGYASIKFRVEGNPLVEKVEATLPQTQCGQCGFAGCRPYAEAVAAGEAEINQCVPGGNNVAKHLAELLGVEYKPVGGEEDFGHKPKMVAFIDENTCIGCTACIKVCPVDAIIGATKLMHTILADPCTGCELCVPACPVDCITMIPVKENVSTWKRQFPIFELKKVA from the coding sequence TTGATTAGCGCCATATTAGTCATGATTCTCCTCGGCGTCGTTCTGGGCGCCGTACTGGGTTATGCCTCGATCAAGTTCAGGGTCGAAGGCAACCCACTGGTCGAAAAAGTCGAGGCCACTCTGCCGCAGACCCAGTGCGGACAATGCGGCTTTGCCGGCTGCCGCCCTTACGCCGAAGCGGTTGCTGCCGGTGAGGCAGAAATCAATCAATGCGTCCCCGGCGGCAATAATGTGGCCAAACACCTGGCCGAGCTGCTCGGCGTGGAGTACAAGCCCGTCGGTGGCGAAGAGGATTTCGGCCACAAGCCCAAGATGGTCGCTTTCATCGACGAAAATACCTGCATCGGCTGCACCGCCTGCATCAAGGTCTGCCCGGTAGATGCCATCATCGGCGCAACGAAGCTGATGCACACTATCCTGGCCGATCCATGCACCGGCTGCGAGCTATGCGTACCGGCCTGCCCGGTAGACTGCATCACGATGATCCCGGTGAAGGAAAATGTCTCCACCTGGAAACGGCAGTTCCCAATTTTTGAATTGAAGAAAGTGGCATGA
- the ald gene encoding alanine dehydrogenase, with product MLIGVPKEIKDHEYRVGITPAGVRALTDAGHEVLVETRAGERIGFSDELYLAAGARIADSASEAYACPLIVKVKEPQSGEIPLLREGQVLFTYLHLAADPTLTRLLLESRIVAIAYETVSDAAGALPLLTPMSEVAGRISIQAGATALQLANGGRGVLLGGVPGVVPGKVLILGGGTVGTHAAMMALGLGADVTLMDISLPRLRYLDEVFGTRLKTRYSDAYALEELAREADLLVGSVLLPGKRAPKLISRALVKQMQPGSVLVDVAIDQGGCAETSRPTTHSSPTYIEEGVVHYCVANMPAACARSATQALTNATLPYVLAIADKGWKVALKADAGLRKGLNLHLGQVTHAGLASDLELPCISPDIALE from the coding sequence ATGCTGATCGGCGTCCCTAAAGAAATCAAAGACCACGAATACCGTGTCGGCATCACCCCGGCCGGGGTGCGCGCCCTGACCGACGCCGGCCACGAAGTACTGGTGGAAACCCGCGCCGGCGAGCGCATCGGGTTTAGCGACGAACTCTACCTGGCTGCCGGCGCCAGGATAGCCGACTCGGCATCCGAGGCCTACGCCTGCCCGCTGATCGTCAAGGTCAAGGAACCCCAATCCGGCGAGATTCCACTGCTCCGGGAAGGGCAGGTGCTGTTTACCTACTTGCATCTGGCCGCCGACCCGACGCTAACCCGCCTCCTGCTGGAAAGCAGGATCGTCGCCATCGCCTATGAAACCGTCTCCGATGCGGCAGGTGCCTTACCCCTGCTCACGCCGATGTCGGAAGTGGCCGGAAGAATATCCATCCAGGCCGGCGCCACCGCGCTGCAACTGGCCAACGGAGGTCGCGGCGTGCTGCTCGGCGGCGTCCCCGGCGTCGTGCCCGGAAAGGTGCTGATCCTCGGCGGCGGCACAGTCGGCACTCATGCTGCGATGATGGCGCTGGGGCTGGGCGCAGACGTCACCCTCATGGACATCAGCCTGCCACGACTGCGTTATCTCGACGAAGTATTCGGCACCCGCCTCAAGACCCGCTATTCCGATGCGTATGCCCTCGAGGAACTGGCGCGCGAGGCCGATCTGCTCGTCGGCTCGGTGCTGCTTCCCGGCAAGCGCGCGCCGAAACTGATCAGCCGCGCCCTCGTCAAACAGATGCAACCGGGCTCGGTGCTGGTTGATGTAGCTATCGATCAGGGCGGCTGCGCGGAAACCTCCCGCCCCACGACGCATTCCAGCCCCACTTACATCGAGGAAGGCGTGGTGCATTATTGCGTTGCCAACATGCCGGCGGCCTGCGCGCGCAGCGCCACTCAGGCGCTGACCAATGCCACTCTGCCCTACGTGCTGGCGATTGCTGACAAGGGATGGAAGGTGGCGCTGAAAGCGGATGCCGGTCTGCGCAAGGGTCTCAACCTTCACCTTGGCCAGGTGACTCACGCCGGCCTGGCTTCCGACCTTGAACTTCCCTGCATCAGCCCAGATATAGCCTTGGAGTAG
- a CDS encoding quinone-dependent dihydroorotate dehydrogenase, which produces MYSFIRSIFFSLDAETAHGLGMRAIRDAHRVGLLCLLAPRIKSTPRTVMGLTFPNPVGLAAGLDKDGDYIDALGALGFGFIEIGTVTPRPQPGNPKPRLFRLPKAEAIINRMGFNNKGVDYLVSSVKRSRYKGILGINIGKNFDTPIEKAVDDYLICLRKVYPYASYVTVNISSPNTKNLRQLQQSDELENLLAALKAEQKTLAEQHGKYVPLALKIAPDLDTEQIIMIADLLLKYQIDGVIATNTTIGREGVENLPHAEETGGLSGAPVRQKSNAVIKQLSIALQGKIPIIGVGGIMNGLDAAEKIQVGASLVQFYSGFIYRGPELIAEAVREIDSAERMAFKQK; this is translated from the coding sequence ATGTACTCATTCATCCGCTCCATATTTTTCAGCCTCGACGCTGAAACCGCTCACGGCCTCGGCATGCGTGCTATCAGGGATGCCCACCGGGTAGGGCTGTTGTGCCTGCTCGCGCCGCGCATCAAATCCACGCCCCGCACCGTGATGGGATTGACCTTCCCTAACCCGGTCGGCCTGGCCGCCGGACTGGACAAGGACGGCGACTATATCGATGCGCTCGGCGCGCTGGGCTTCGGTTTTATCGAAATCGGCACAGTCACACCCCGCCCCCAGCCCGGCAACCCCAAGCCGCGCCTGTTCCGGCTGCCGAAGGCGGAAGCAATCATCAACCGCATGGGCTTCAACAACAAGGGCGTCGACTACCTGGTCAGCAGCGTCAAACGCAGCCGCTACAAGGGCATACTCGGCATCAACATCGGCAAGAACTTCGACACGCCGATCGAAAAAGCCGTCGATGACTACCTGATCTGTTTGCGCAAGGTCTACCCCTACGCCAGCTATGTCACCGTCAACATTTCCTCGCCCAACACCAAGAACCTGCGCCAGCTGCAGCAGTCGGACGAACTGGAAAACCTGCTTGCCGCACTCAAGGCCGAACAGAAGACGCTCGCCGAGCAACACGGCAAATATGTGCCGCTGGCGCTCAAGATCGCGCCCGACCTCGACACCGAGCAGATCATCATGATCGCCGACTTGCTGCTCAAGTATCAGATCGACGGCGTGATTGCCACCAACACCACCATCGGCCGCGAAGGTGTTGAAAACCTGCCGCATGCGGAAGAAACCGGCGGCCTCTCCGGTGCGCCGGTGCGCCAGAAATCCAATGCGGTGATCAAGCAGCTCTCCATCGCCCTGCAGGGAAAAATCCCGATTATTGGAGTCGGCGGCATCATGAACGGGCTTGATGCTGCGGAAAAGATCCAGGTTGGCGCCAGTCTGGTGCAGTTCTACTCCGGCTTTATCTACCGTGGCCCGGAACTGATAGCCGAGGCCGTGCGCGAGATCGACAGCGCTGAGCGCATGGCTTTCAAACAGAAGTAA
- the rsxD gene encoding electron transport complex subunit RsxD, translating to MSSPHVLTPGSSVSTIMLLVLAALLPAIAVYYFYFGPGILISLVLASVTALVAEAAMLRLRNYPIKYFLTDGSAVLTAWLLALSIPPLAPWWLIVVGTAFAIIVAKHLYGGLGNNLFNPAMVGFAVLMISFPSTMTQWTAPLLLSHHPVGFSETLQYYFSGTLQGVKLDAVTMATPLDAMKTRLNLQHTMSEVTNMPIFGMFGGKGTEAIAAMYLLGGLFLWQRRIITWHTPVSFLVTLALVATLFNGIDPNRYAPPMFHLFTGGAMLGAFFIATDYVTSPTTPLGKLIFGASAGFLVYVIRVFGGYPDGIAFAILIMNAAVPLIDAYTQPRVFGHDSRTKP from the coding sequence ATGAGCTCACCCCACGTCCTCACCCCCGGCAGCAGCGTCAGCACCATCATGCTGCTGGTGCTGGCCGCCCTGCTGCCGGCGATCGCCGTCTATTACTTCTACTTCGGCCCCGGCATCCTGATCAGCCTCGTCCTGGCAAGCGTCACAGCCCTGGTGGCCGAAGCGGCGATGCTGCGATTGCGCAACTATCCAATAAAATATTTCCTGACCGACGGCAGCGCTGTGCTCACTGCCTGGCTGCTGGCGCTGTCCATCCCGCCGCTGGCGCCATGGTGGCTGATCGTGGTCGGCACCGCCTTCGCCATCATCGTCGCCAAGCACCTATACGGCGGCCTCGGCAATAACCTGTTCAATCCGGCGATGGTGGGATTTGCCGTACTGATGATCTCCTTCCCCTCCACCATGACGCAATGGACAGCACCTTTACTGCTGTCGCATCACCCGGTCGGATTTTCCGAAACACTGCAGTACTACTTCAGCGGCACGCTGCAAGGTGTCAAGCTTGACGCGGTGACCATGGCCACCCCGCTCGACGCCATGAAGACCCGCCTCAATCTCCAGCACACCATGAGCGAAGTGACGAACATGCCGATCTTTGGTATGTTCGGTGGCAAAGGGACCGAGGCGATCGCTGCCATGTACCTGCTCGGCGGCCTGTTCCTGTGGCAAAGACGCATCATCACCTGGCACACCCCGGTCTCCTTCCTGGTCACCCTGGCTCTGGTCGCCACGCTGTTCAACGGCATCGACCCCAACCGCTATGCACCACCGATGTTCCACCTCTTCACCGGCGGAGCCATGCTGGGCGCATTCTTCATTGCCACCGACTACGTCACCAGCCCGACCACGCCGCTCGGCAAGCTGATCTTCGGCGCCAGCGCCGGCTTCCTCGTATACGTCATTCGGGTATTCGGCGGCTACCCGGACGGCATCGCCTTCGCTATCCTGATCATGAATGCCGCCGTGCCGCTGATCGATGCCTATACACAGCCACGGGTATTCGGCCACGACTCCAGGACGAAACCATGA